The following are encoded together in the Acidovorax sp. KKS102 genome:
- a CDS encoding fumarylacetoacetate hydrolase family protein, which translates to MKLIRYGQPGAERPGLVDAQGTLRDLSMLLPDIGPAQLNPRTLSALAAIDASRLPAVYGSPRLGSPVGGVGKIVCVGLNYADHAKEAGMQPPAEPVLFMKAVTALSGPNDDVRIPPGATKTDWEVELGIVIGTRARHVTEADALSHVAGYVLANDVSERAWQIERGGQWDKGKSYDTFAPIGPWLVTADEVADPHAIDLWLEVNGQRVQNGSTRNFIFGVPTVVSYISQFLTLEPGDLILTGTPAGVGLGQKPAPWFLKPGDVVRLGATGLGEQLQKYIGG; encoded by the coding sequence ATGAAACTCATCCGCTACGGCCAGCCTGGTGCAGAACGCCCCGGCCTGGTAGACGCCCAGGGCACGCTGCGCGACCTGTCCATGCTGTTGCCTGATATCGGCCCCGCACAGCTCAACCCCCGCACCCTGTCCGCGCTGGCCGCCATCGACGCCAGCCGCCTGCCTGCGGTGTACGGCTCGCCCCGCCTGGGCAGCCCGGTGGGCGGTGTGGGCAAGATCGTGTGTGTGGGCCTCAACTATGCCGACCACGCCAAAGAGGCGGGCATGCAGCCGCCCGCCGAGCCGGTGCTGTTCATGAAAGCCGTGACCGCTTTGAGCGGCCCCAATGACGATGTGCGCATTCCCCCCGGCGCCACCAAGACGGACTGGGAGGTAGAGCTGGGCATCGTCATCGGCACCCGCGCCCGCCATGTGACCGAGGCCGATGCCTTGAGCCATGTCGCCGGCTATGTGCTGGCCAACGATGTGTCAGAGCGTGCCTGGCAGATCGAACGTGGCGGCCAGTGGGACAAGGGCAAGAGCTATGACACCTTTGCGCCCATCGGCCCTTGGCTGGTCACGGCCGACGAGGTGGCCGACCCCCACGCCATCGACCTGTGGCTGGAGGTGAACGGCCAGCGCGTGCAAAACGGCAGCACACGCAACTTCATTTTTGGTGTGCCCACCGTGGTGTCGTACATCAGCCAGTTCTTGACCCTGGAGCCGGGCGACCTTATCCTGACTGGCACCCCTGCTGGCGTGGGCCTGGGGCAAAAGCCCGCACCGTGGTTCCTCAAGCCCGGCGATGTGGTGCGCTTGGGCGCCACGGGGCTGGGCGAGCAACTGCAAAAGTACATCGGTGGTTGA
- a CDS encoding LysR substrate-binding domain-containing protein gives MDIRLSPSLLAWLRSFDAAARHGSFTKAAAELCITQGAVSQQVKQLEDWLRRPLFLRTPRALVPTPEGKWLAVVLRESFDAIESTLAQMRQPAEAATATLSCSPSFAMSWLTPRLGDFFRQHPHTGLRVFGEFHTLDRTRMVRDGVKAAVRFDLGGYRDLNATVFLDEWLIPVASPEFLARHPPINTPEDLHGDWLLHDGSAWDGADTYEEWQHWFAQRGATPPPWAGGQQFNLSQLALGAALAGQGIAMGRAALVLQDVKAGRLVPLLGRSVPSRAAYSFVTTTHPSPAMELVREWLVQEAQRFCAERSEVLPPLALP, from the coding sequence ATGGATATTCGCCTCTCCCCTTCCCTGCTCGCTTGGCTGCGCAGTTTTGATGCAGCGGCCCGCCACGGCAGCTTTACCAAGGCGGCGGCCGAGCTGTGCATCACCCAGGGTGCCGTGAGCCAGCAGGTCAAGCAGCTTGAAGACTGGCTGCGCCGCCCCCTCTTCTTGCGCACCCCGCGCGCGCTGGTGCCCACGCCCGAGGGCAAATGGCTGGCCGTGGTGCTGCGCGAGAGCTTTGATGCCATCGAAAGCACCCTGGCCCAGATGCGCCAACCGGCCGAGGCCGCCACCGCCACGCTGAGCTGCTCTCCCTCGTTTGCCATGAGCTGGCTCACGCCCCGGTTGGGCGACTTCTTTCGCCAACACCCGCACACCGGGCTGCGCGTGTTTGGCGAGTTCCACACGCTGGACCGCACCCGCATGGTGCGCGACGGCGTGAAGGCCGCCGTGCGCTTTGACCTGGGCGGCTACCGCGACCTGAACGCCACCGTGTTCCTGGACGAATGGCTCATTCCGGTGGCCAGCCCCGAGTTCCTGGCCCGGCACCCGCCCATCAACACGCCCGAGGATCTGCACGGAGACTGGCTGCTGCACGACGGCAGCGCCTGGGATGGTGCAGACACCTATGAGGAATGGCAGCACTGGTTTGCGCAAAGGGGCGCCACGCCCCCGCCCTGGGCCGGCGGCCAGCAATTCAACCTGTCGCAACTGGCACTGGGCGCCGCATTGGCCGGCCAGGGCATCGCCATGGGCCGCGCCGCGCTGGTGCTGCAGGACGTGAAGGCCGGGCGCCTGGTGCCGCTGCTGGGACGCAGCGTGCCATCGCGCGCGGCCTATTCGTTTGTGACCACCACCCACCCGAGCCCGGCGATGGAGCTGGTGCGGGAGTGGCTGGTGCAGGAAGCGCAGCGGTTTTGCGCAGAGCGCAGCGAGGTATTGCCTCCATTGGCTTTGCCCTAA
- a CDS encoding chromate transporter → MAPATASPPSPETPARPQPRNPTDLFWSFTWLALQGFGGVLAVVQRELVEKKRWMTNEEFVEDWAVAQIMPGPNVVNLSIMIGDRYFGLRGAFAALAGMLTFPLMLVLALAVVYAQFSAQPAVAGALRGMGAVAAGLIAGVGIKLFVSIRNHPLGRPLCLAITALTIIAMAWLRWPLFWILPVIGGAACLLTWRKLAP, encoded by the coding sequence ATGGCACCCGCCACCGCCTCGCCTCCTTCCCCCGAAACGCCCGCGCGCCCGCAGCCCCGCAACCCGACCGACCTGTTCTGGTCCTTCACCTGGCTGGCCCTGCAGGGCTTTGGGGGGGTGCTGGCGGTGGTGCAGCGCGAGCTGGTGGAGAAAAAGCGCTGGATGACGAACGAGGAGTTCGTCGAAGACTGGGCCGTGGCGCAGATCATGCCGGGCCCCAACGTGGTCAACCTCAGCATCATGATTGGGGACCGCTACTTTGGCCTGCGCGGCGCGTTTGCGGCGCTGGCGGGCATGCTGACCTTTCCGCTCATGCTGGTGCTGGCACTGGCGGTGGTGTACGCACAGTTCTCAGCCCAACCAGCCGTGGCCGGCGCGTTGCGTGGCATGGGGGCTGTGGCGGCGGGCCTGATTGCGGGGGTGGGCATCAAGCTGTTTGTCTCCATCCGCAACCACCCACTGGGTCGCCCCCTGTGCCTGGCCATCACGGCACTGACCATCATCGCCATGGCCTGGCTGCGCTGGCCGCTGTTCTGGATCCTGCCGGTAATCGGCGGGGCCGCCTGCCTGCTGACCTGGAGAAAGCTCGCGCCATGA
- a CDS encoding D-serine ammonia-lyase, with protein sequence MTTAETQPALDALLAARLRNAQPALWTNAAREVQPAAAMSALGRTISLDDTKGAAARLARFAGLLAQVFPELAATGGVVESPLLPATALQLALGMAEGQGRLFIKADHSLPVAGSIKARGGMHEVLEFAEGLALQHGLVQPGGDYRALATPQAREVLGRYQVAVGSTGNLGMSIGVVASALGFQATVHMSADAKDWKKDRLRKRGVQVVEHAGDYERAVAAGRAEAASNPLCHFVDDEQSFSLLLGYSAAALHLQKQLAEQGVAVDAEHPLIVYLPCGVGGAPAGITFGLRHVLGPHVHCFFAEPVQSPCFMVQMMADATQGVGQHPSVYDWGLTNRTEADGLAVPRASLLAAELMRPLLSGVFTVADDTLFAHLVRVLDALGERIEPSAAAGFSGPAILTGTTAGQAWLRSTGIDAVLPQATHLVWTTGGLLVPDAQYQGFVQRGRAVLAAQA encoded by the coding sequence ATGACGACTGCCGAGACCCAACCTGCCTTGGATGCCTTGCTGGCTGCCCGTTTGCGCAATGCCCAGCCTGCTTTGTGGACCAACGCAGCCCGGGAGGTGCAGCCTGCCGCAGCGATGTCCGCATTGGGCAGGACTATTAGTCTGGATGATACGAAAGGGGCGGCGGCGCGTTTGGCGCGTTTTGCCGGGCTGCTGGCCCAGGTGTTCCCCGAGCTAGCCGCAACAGGTGGCGTGGTGGAGTCGCCCCTGCTGCCCGCTACGGCGCTGCAGCTCGCATTGGGCATGGCCGAGGGGCAAGGCCGACTGTTCATCAAGGCCGACCACAGCCTGCCCGTCGCCGGCTCCATCAAGGCCCGGGGTGGCATGCACGAGGTGCTGGAGTTTGCCGAGGGGCTGGCGCTGCAGCATGGGCTGGTGCAGCCCGGCGGTGACTACCGCGCGCTGGCGACGCCGCAGGCGCGCGAGGTGCTGGGCCGCTACCAGGTGGCGGTGGGTTCTACCGGCAACCTGGGCATGAGCATTGGTGTGGTGGCGTCGGCCCTGGGCTTTCAGGCCACGGTGCACATGTCGGCCGATGCCAAGGACTGGAAGAAAGACCGTCTGCGAAAGCGTGGTGTGCAGGTGGTGGAACACGCGGGCGACTACGAGCGCGCCGTGGCCGCAGGCCGTGCCGAGGCGGCCAGCAACCCGCTGTGCCACTTTGTGGACGACGAGCAATCGTTCTCGCTGCTGCTGGGCTACAGCGCGGCGGCGCTGCATCTACAAAAGCAACTGGCAGAGCAAGGTGTGGCGGTGGATGCCGAGCACCCGCTCATCGTCTACCTGCCGTGTGGTGTGGGCGGCGCGCCCGCAGGCATCACCTTTGGCCTGCGGCACGTGCTGGGGCCGCATGTGCACTGCTTCTTTGCGGAGCCGGTGCAGTCGCCATGCTTCATGGTGCAAATGATGGCCGATGCAACGCAAGGTGTGGGGCAGCACCCCTCGGTCTACGACTGGGGCCTGACCAACCGCACCGAGGCCGATGGCCTGGCCGTGCCGCGTGCATCGCTGCTGGCGGCCGAGCTGATGCGGCCGCTGCTGTCAGGCGTGTTCACCGTGGCCGACGACACCCTGTTTGCGCACCTGGTGCGGGTGCTGGACGCCTTGGGCGAGCGCATCGAGCCCTCGGCCGCCGCAGGCTTTAGCGGCCCAGCCATATTGACGGGCACCACCGCCGGGCAGGCCTGGCTGCGCAGCACGGGCATCGACGCGGTGTTGCCCCAGGCCACCCACCTGGTGTGGACCACGGGCGGCCTGCTGGTGCCCGATGCGCAGTACCAGGGCTTTGTACAGCGCGGGCGGGCCGTGCTGGCTGCGCAGGCCTGA
- a CDS encoding tripartite tricarboxylate transporter substrate binding protein: MNRKQLLLSAAVCAVLGATAWAPAMAQEAAFPTKPITLVIPFPPGGATDVLGRLIGKKLGDKLGQSVVIDNRAGAGTVIGATSVARAAPDGYTLLMSSGTTFTVNPAVRAKLPYDPVKSFEPIGITGRTGLILLANKDVPANDLKQFVALVKAAPDKYSYGSFGTGTTSQFAGEMFFHAAGLKIQHVPYKGSAPAMTDLLGGQIPFTVDTVSAALPQLKDGKIKAIAVTSGKRSALLPKVPTLAESGYPGLEMDTWLAMVAPRGLPPAVKSRLELALAQVVSDPETRDKMIAVGFEPSYASSKVLAELIDKELPLMRAIAQRAAITAD, from the coding sequence ATGAACCGCAAGCAACTGCTTTTGTCTGCCGCCGTCTGTGCCGTCCTGGGCGCCACTGCGTGGGCCCCGGCCATGGCGCAGGAGGCTGCCTTCCCCACCAAGCCGATCACGCTGGTGATTCCGTTCCCGCCCGGTGGTGCTACCGATGTACTGGGGCGGTTGATCGGCAAAAAGCTGGGCGACAAGCTGGGCCAGAGCGTGGTGATTGACAACCGCGCCGGTGCAGGCACGGTGATTGGTGCGACGTCGGTGGCGCGGGCAGCCCCCGATGGCTACACGCTGCTCATGAGCTCGGGCACCACCTTCACCGTCAATCCTGCGGTGCGCGCCAAGCTGCCCTACGACCCGGTCAAGAGCTTTGAGCCCATCGGCATCACGGGCCGCACGGGCTTGATCCTGCTGGCCAACAAGGATGTGCCTGCCAACGACCTGAAGCAGTTTGTGGCCCTGGTGAAGGCGGCTCCCGACAAGTATTCGTATGGCTCGTTCGGCACGGGCACCACGTCGCAGTTTGCGGGCGAGATGTTCTTCCACGCAGCGGGCCTCAAGATCCAGCATGTGCCCTACAAGGGCAGTGCGCCCGCCATGACCGACCTGCTCGGTGGGCAGATTCCGTTCACTGTCGATACCGTGTCGGCCGCGCTGCCGCAGCTCAAGGACGGCAAGATCAAGGCCATTGCGGTGACGTCTGGCAAGCGCTCGGCCCTGCTGCCCAAGGTGCCCACGCTGGCCGAGAGTGGCTACCCGGGCCTGGAGATGGACACCTGGCTGGCCATGGTGGCGCCGCGTGGGCTGCCACCGGCGGTGAAGTCGCGGCTGGAGCTGGCGCTGGCCCAGGTGGTGTCAGACCCCGAGACGCGTGACAAGATGATCGCGGTAGGGTTCGAGCCGTCCTATGCTTCGTCCAAGGTGTTGGCCGAGCTGATCGACAAGGAGTTGCCGCTGATGCGCGCCATTGCACAGCGTGCCGCCATCACCGCAGACTGA
- a CDS encoding aldo/keto reductase, with translation MQLRSLGRSDLQVSPLCFGGNVFGWTADEATSFALLDAWVDAGFNFIDTADVYSRWAPGHTGGESESVIGRWLKRSGKRHHIVLATKVGKDMGDGKVGLRPAYIRQAVEASLQRLQTDHIDLYQSHDDDTTVPLADTLGAYADLIRAGKVRAIGASNYSAARLQEALQTSERLGLPRYESLQPLFNLYDRAVFEDALQPLCVQQQVGVINFYALAAGFLTGKYRTAADAAKSARGANTTAKYLNDRGLRILAALDAVAQRYNATPGQVAVAWQMMQPGITAPIASATSVAQLHELVTATQLQLDSDALAQLDAASAQG, from the coding sequence ATGCAACTCCGCTCCCTGGGCCGCTCGGACCTGCAGGTCTCGCCCCTGTGTTTTGGCGGCAATGTGTTTGGTTGGACGGCCGATGAAGCCACCTCGTTCGCACTGCTCGACGCGTGGGTGGACGCAGGCTTCAACTTCATCGACACCGCCGATGTGTACTCGCGCTGGGCACCGGGACACACCGGGGGCGAATCCGAATCGGTGATCGGCCGCTGGCTCAAGCGCAGCGGCAAGCGCCACCACATCGTGCTGGCCACCAAGGTGGGCAAGGACATGGGGGATGGCAAGGTGGGCCTGCGCCCTGCCTACATCCGCCAGGCGGTAGAGGCATCGCTTCAGCGGCTGCAGACCGACCACATCGACCTGTACCAGTCACACGACGACGACACCACCGTGCCGCTGGCCGACACGCTGGGCGCGTACGCCGACCTGATCCGGGCCGGCAAGGTGCGTGCCATTGGTGCCTCCAACTACAGCGCCGCGCGCTTGCAGGAGGCCCTGCAGACCAGCGAACGCCTGGGCCTGCCGCGCTACGAAAGCCTGCAGCCGCTGTTCAACCTGTACGACCGCGCCGTGTTTGAAGACGCGCTGCAGCCGCTGTGCGTGCAGCAGCAGGTGGGTGTGATCAACTTTTATGCACTGGCCGCCGGGTTTCTCACGGGCAAGTACCGCACGGCGGCCGACGCGGCCAAGAGCGCACGCGGCGCCAACACCACGGCCAAGTACCTCAACGACCGGGGGCTGCGCATTCTGGCGGCGCTGGACGCCGTGGCACAACGCTACAACGCCACGCCCGGCCAGGTGGCCGTCGCCTGGCAGATGATGCAACCGGGCATCACCGCGCCCATTGCCAGCGCCACGTCAGTAGCCCAGCTGCACGAGCTGGTCACGGCCACCCAGCTGCAACTGGACAGTGATGCGCTGGCCCAGCTGGACGCTGCCAGCGCCCAAGGCTGA
- a CDS encoding chromate transporter, producing MSTAAPLTAPLMALSIGDWFNLFLYYLSLSLLAVGGAIATAPDMHRFLVERQAWLTDPQFNASIAIAQAAPGPNVLFIALLGWNVGINAGGPGVMGWLLGTLGMAVCMLGVMLPSSLLTWTATRWGHRNRERRGVRAFKQGMAPVVIGLLVATSWVLARAHGEWTTDWPLWLLTATATVLVWRTKLHLLWMLGAGALLGALGLV from the coding sequence ATGAGCACTGCCGCCCCCCTCACCGCACCGCTGATGGCCCTGAGCATCGGCGACTGGTTCAACCTGTTCCTGTACTACCTGTCGCTGTCGCTGCTGGCCGTGGGCGGCGCCATTGCCACCGCGCCCGACATGCACCGTTTCCTGGTCGAACGCCAGGCGTGGCTGACCGACCCGCAGTTCAACGCCTCCATCGCCATCGCCCAGGCGGCCCCGGGCCCGAACGTGCTGTTCATCGCCCTGCTGGGCTGGAACGTCGGCATCAACGCCGGCGGCCCGGGCGTGATGGGCTGGCTGTTGGGCACCCTGGGCATGGCGGTGTGCATGCTGGGCGTGATGCTGCCCAGCAGCCTGCTGACCTGGACGGCCACGCGCTGGGGCCACCGCAACCGCGAGCGGCGCGGCGTGCGCGCCTTCAAGCAGGGCATGGCCCCGGTCGTGATCGGCCTGCTGGTCGCCACGTCCTGGGTGCTGGCCCGCGCCCATGGCGAATGGACCACCGACTGGCCTCTGTGGCTGCTGACCGCCACGGCCACGGTGCTGGTGTGGCGCACCAAGCTGCACCTGCTGTGGATGCTGGGCGCCGGTGCACTGCTGGGTGCGCTGGGGCTGGTCTGA
- a CDS encoding helix-turn-helix transcriptional regulator, which yields MSTDLIPTLAAARKAHQMTQAQLAESAGLSRMTVQRTEGGDLDPRYSTLAEMARVLGMDIIAVPSSLRPSLEAFIQSGGKFLGQPEGVDAPPSVVDSLRR from the coding sequence ATGTCAACCGATCTCATCCCCACCCTCGCCGCCGCCCGCAAAGCCCACCAGATGACCCAGGCCCAGCTGGCGGAAAGTGCGGGCCTCTCCCGCATGACGGTGCAGCGCACCGAAGGCGGCGACCTGGACCCCCGCTATTCCACCCTGGCCGAAATGGCGCGGGTGCTGGGCATGGACATCATTGCCGTGCCCAGCAGCCTGCGTCCCAGCCTGGAGGCGTTCATTCAGTCCGGCGGCAAGTTTCTGGGCCAGCCCGAGGGGGTGGATGCGCCACCCTCGGTCGTGGACAGCCTGCGCCGCTGA
- a CDS encoding type II toxin-antitoxin system HipA family toxin has translation MSTSIRYLRLYLHRPPQASGSASESGTTASRREAIGYLSQYGDILRVSFDESYIRNPQRPTLSLSYQGADEAATQQILASARDARLVRTDGRWPVYFQNLLPEGHNRERLARERGCSPDDEFELLAAAGHDLMGALEVEPVPAQDGIPDVVRYWHTTQGLDVLEPGFVEFPVEDAASLPGVVTKFSAVQEGRRYTVHRRGAAGSVILKLPTTAHPDLVANEYTGYQLCKALGLHCADVQVITRAEADLPDAVPFNEILAVQRFDHLPGGARVHMEEFNQVLGYTPRQKYGKSHGKGVLQDWATMLRVLNRLSRQPVQDTREFLARMVAFILMGNTDAHLKNWALVYPDGRVPQLAPVYDPVCVAAFFEGVPDQQYAVNRAIDKTLRALTWDDMEGLMKSAGLLRVPRHLALLRDVVKQAQADWPVLLQDAPPAVRTTVQQRLTGAVRISQSTRTGAAGEG, from the coding sequence ATGAGCACCTCCATCCGCTACCTGCGCCTGTACCTGCACCGGCCCCCGCAGGCGAGCGGCAGCGCGAGCGAGTCAGGTACGACAGCAAGCCGTCGTGAAGCGATTGGCTACCTCTCGCAGTACGGCGACATCCTGCGGGTTTCGTTTGACGAGAGCTACATCCGCAACCCGCAGCGCCCCACCCTGTCGCTCAGCTACCAGGGCGCGGACGAAGCGGCCACGCAGCAAATTCTGGCGTCGGCGCGCGATGCGCGGCTGGTGCGCACCGACGGGCGCTGGCCGGTGTACTTTCAGAACCTGCTGCCCGAGGGCCACAACCGCGAGCGGCTGGCGCGCGAGCGGGGCTGCAGCCCCGACGACGAGTTCGAGCTGCTGGCTGCAGCAGGCCACGACCTGATGGGCGCGCTGGAGGTGGAACCCGTGCCCGCGCAGGACGGCATCCCGGACGTGGTGCGCTATTGGCACACCACCCAGGGACTGGATGTGCTGGAGCCAGGGTTTGTGGAGTTCCCGGTGGAAGACGCGGCCTCGCTGCCCGGCGTGGTGACCAAGTTCAGCGCGGTGCAGGAGGGCCGCCGCTACACCGTGCACCGCCGGGGCGCGGCGGGCAGCGTCATCCTGAAGCTGCCCACCACCGCCCACCCCGATCTGGTGGCCAACGAGTACACGGGCTACCAGCTGTGCAAGGCGCTGGGCCTGCATTGCGCCGATGTGCAAGTCATCACCCGCGCCGAGGCCGACCTGCCCGACGCCGTGCCCTTCAACGAAATATTGGCCGTACAGCGGTTTGACCACCTGCCCGGCGGCGCCCGCGTGCACATGGAGGAGTTCAACCAGGTGCTGGGCTACACGCCGCGCCAGAAATACGGCAAGTCGCACGGCAAGGGCGTGCTGCAGGACTGGGCCACCATGCTGCGCGTGCTCAACCGCCTGAGCCGCCAACCCGTGCAGGACACGCGCGAGTTTCTGGCGCGCATGGTGGCCTTCATCCTGATGGGCAACACCGACGCGCACCTGAAAAACTGGGCCCTGGTCTACCCCGACGGCCGCGTGCCCCAACTGGCCCCGGTGTACGACCCCGTGTGCGTGGCCGCGTTTTTTGAGGGCGTGCCCGACCAGCAATACGCGGTGAACCGCGCCATCGACAAAACCCTGCGGGCACTGACCTGGGACGACATGGAAGGCCTGATGAAATCGGCCGGGCTGCTGCGGGTGCCCCGGCACCTGGCGCTGCTGCGCGATGTGGTCAAACAGGCCCAGGCCGACTGGCCCGTGCTGCTGCAGGATGCGCCACCGGCAGTGCGCACCACCGTGCAGCAGCGGCTGACCGGTGCCGTCCGCATCAGCCAGAGCACCCGTACGGGCGCGGCAGGCGAAGGCTGA
- a CDS encoding VIT family protein: MPHTPRRAHTEGHRSDRIGWLRAAVLGANDGIVSTASLVVGVAAAQSSQSTIVMTAVAGLVAGAMSMAAGEYVSVHSQADTEKADLDRERAELAADPAAEARELTAIYVARGLTPELAQQVSAQLMAHDALGAHARDELQVSTALAARPVQAALTSAASFAVGAALPLAVAVVSPASSLLYAVAGSALVFLALLGALAAHTGGAGMAVGAWRVTFWGALAMAITAGVGAWFGAPV, from the coding sequence ATGCCCCATACCCCGCGCCGTGCCCACACCGAAGGCCATCGTTCTGACCGCATTGGCTGGCTCCGCGCGGCCGTGTTGGGGGCCAACGACGGCATCGTCTCCACCGCCAGCCTGGTGGTGGGCGTGGCTGCTGCGCAGTCCAGCCAGTCCACCATCGTGATGACGGCAGTGGCCGGGCTGGTGGCGGGCGCCATGTCGATGGCGGCGGGCGAATATGTGTCGGTGCATTCGCAGGCCGATACCGAAAAGGCGGACCTGGACCGAGAGCGGGCCGAACTGGCTGCTGACCCGGCGGCTGAGGCGCGCGAACTGACCGCCATCTACGTCGCCCGAGGCCTGACGCCTGAACTGGCTCAGCAGGTGTCGGCGCAACTCATGGCGCACGATGCGCTGGGCGCCCATGCGCGGGACGAGCTGCAGGTGTCCACGGCACTCGCTGCCCGTCCGGTGCAGGCGGCCCTGACTTCGGCGGCCAGCTTCGCGGTAGGGGCCGCACTGCCACTGGCTGTTGCCGTGGTGTCGCCCGCCAGCAGCCTGCTGTATGCGGTGGCAGGTTCTGCACTGGTGTTTTTGGCATTGCTCGGGGCCTTGGCTGCACACACAGGCGGCGCGGGGATGGCTGTGGGTGCCTGGCGTGTGACCTTTTGGGGGGCACTGGCCATGGCGATCACGGCGGGGGTGGGCGCGTGGTTTGGGGCGCCGGTGTGA
- a CDS encoding DUF6150 family protein — protein sequence MAKILEVKYENQSDARVCEVAYESQADLCWHEVGYATQATGDALWFFVNYENQASFKIFKVKRESQADLRIFKVAHAEQAGWRTLGHTLKGKLA from the coding sequence ATGGCCAAGATTCTGGAAGTGAAGTACGAGAACCAGTCCGATGCACGCGTGTGCGAAGTGGCCTATGAGAGCCAGGCCGACCTGTGCTGGCACGAGGTGGGCTACGCCACACAGGCCACGGGCGATGCGCTGTGGTTCTTTGTGAACTACGAGAACCAGGCCAGCTTCAAGATTTTCAAAGTCAAACGCGAGAGCCAGGCGGATCTCAGGATCTTCAAGGTGGCGCATGCAGAGCAAGCCGGCTGGCGCACGCTGGGGCATACGCTCAAGGGCAAATTGGCCTGA
- a CDS encoding amidase produces MTTTNPQALVELTANELRHCIGTREISPVELLDACIERIEAVNPHVNAVTATCYDRARTEAKAAERAVLRGEPLGLLHGLPMGVKDLEATAGLLTTYGSQIYREHIPAEDNVLVARLRAAGAIVTGKTNIPEMGAGANSRNTVWGATGNPFNPNLNAGGSSGGSAAALACDMLPVCTGSDTGGSLRIPASICGVVGFRPSPGVVPSSRKLLGWTPISVVGPMGRTVEEACLQLAASAGMSPGDPLSYPLDPMSFLLPETVDLSRLRVATTEDFGACAVDNGIRAVFRNKVRAMKHVFARCDAIDIDLGDVHRCFDVLRAEAFVASTREAYERDPASLGPNTRANYEMGAAMTLLDSAWAQAEQTRILARFQKLYEDYDIILAPTTPVSPFAWTELFASHINGEPQANYYRWLALTYVTTLTTHPALSLPCGLDDAGMPFGLQIVGRFRADRHTLGVGHALEQAFKGIAGLARPRPDMAKLMQTRAEPALTSIVTVAPDPRDARSLPRDDRAASAAQVSAV; encoded by the coding sequence ATGACCACCACAAACCCCCAAGCCCTGGTTGAGCTGACGGCCAACGAACTGCGCCACTGCATTGGCACGCGCGAGATTTCGCCGGTGGAGCTGCTCGACGCGTGCATTGAACGCATCGAGGCCGTGAACCCGCATGTGAATGCCGTCACCGCCACCTGCTACGACCGCGCCCGCACCGAGGCCAAGGCGGCCGAGCGGGCGGTGCTGCGCGGCGAGCCGCTGGGCCTGCTGCATGGCCTGCCCATGGGCGTGAAGGACCTGGAGGCCACGGCGGGCCTGCTGACCACCTACGGATCGCAGATCTACCGCGAACACATTCCGGCCGAGGACAACGTGCTGGTGGCACGCCTGCGCGCAGCGGGCGCCATCGTCACCGGCAAGACCAACATCCCCGAAATGGGTGCGGGCGCCAATTCGCGCAACACCGTGTGGGGTGCCACGGGCAACCCGTTCAACCCGAACCTGAACGCCGGGGGGTCGTCGGGCGGCTCGGCCGCTGCGCTGGCGTGCGACATGCTGCCGGTGTGCACGGGCTCGGACACGGGCGGGTCGCTGCGCATTCCGGCGTCCATTTGTGGTGTGGTGGGTTTCAGGCCCTCGCCCGGCGTGGTGCCCAGCTCGCGCAAGCTGCTGGGCTGGACGCCGATTTCGGTGGTTGGCCCCATGGGCCGCACGGTGGAAGAGGCCTGCCTGCAACTGGCCGCATCGGCGGGCATGTCGCCCGGCGACCCGCTGAGCTACCCGCTGGACCCGATGAGTTTCTTGCTGCCTGAAACCGTGGACCTGAGCCGCCTGCGCGTGGCCACCACCGAGGACTTTGGCGCCTGCGCTGTGGACAACGGCATCCGCGCCGTGTTCCGCAACAAGGTGCGAGCCATGAAGCACGTGTTTGCGCGTTGCGACGCCATCGACATCGATCTGGGCGATGTGCACCGCTGCTTTGACGTGCTGCGCGCCGAGGCCTTTGTGGCCAGCACGCGCGAGGCCTATGAGCGCGACCCCGCCAGCCTGGGCCCCAACACCCGCGCCAATTACGAAATGGGCGCCGCCATGACGCTGCTGGACAGCGCCTGGGCGCAGGCAGAGCAGACACGCATCCTGGCGCGGTTCCAGAAGTTGTACGAGGACTACGACATCATCCTCGCGCCCACCACGCCGGTATCGCCGTTTGCGTGGACCGAGCTGTTTGCCAGCCACATCAACGGCGAGCCGCAGGCCAACTATTACCGCTGGCTGGCGCTCACGTATGTGACCACGCTCACCACCCACCCGGCACTCAGCCTGCCGTGCGGGCTGGACGACGCCGGCATGCCGTTTGGCCTGCAGATCGTGGGGCGCTTCCGTGCCGACCGCCACACGCTGGGCGTGGGGCATGCGCTGGAGCAGGCGTTCAAGGGCATTGCCGGGCTGGCGCGCCCACGCCCTGACATGGCCAAGCTGATGCAGACGCGCGCCGAACCCGCGCTGACCTCCATCGTGACCGTGGCACCCGACCCCCGCGATGCCCGCAGCCTGCCGCGTGACGACCGTGCGGCATCGGCAGCGCAGGTGTCGGCCGTTTGA